The Candidatus Methylomirabilota bacterium DNA segment CCGCGCTGGATTTTTCCACCGGCACCCTGATCCTGACCGAGGCCGGCACCAAGCGACGCGCCGGGCTCTACCTGGTCCGCGGCGAGGCCGCGCTGGCCGAGCACGACCCCAGCGGTCTCGAGGTGCCGGAGACCGACCTGTCGGCGTTCCGGGCCGCGCTCCTGAGCGAGCGCCATACCCTCAAGCGCGCGCTGACCGATCCCCGGCTCTTCAGCGGCATCGGCAACGCGTATTCGGACGAGATCCTGCACCGGGCCCGTCTCTCGCCGGTGAAGCTCACCGACCAGCTCAGCGACGAAGACGTCGCGCGCCTGCACGAGGCCACCCGGGGCGTGCTCGTGGAGTGGAGCGAGCGGCTCATCCGGGACGCGGCCGGCGGCTTCCCCGAAGGCGTCACGGCCTTCCGCGAAGGCATGGCCGTCCACGGACGCTACGGCAAACCCTGCCCCGTGTGCGGCACTCCCGTCCAGCGGATCGTCTACGCCGAGAACGAGACCAACTACTGCCCGACCTGCCAGACCGGCGGCCGCCTCCTCGCCGACCGCGCGCTGTCCCGCCTGCTGCGGGCGGACTGGCCACG contains these protein-coding regions:
- a CDS encoding DNA-formamidopyrimidine glycosylase family protein; this translates as MPELPDVVAYIEALRSRVVDARLEAIRLLHPFVLRSVEPPVGEVVGRRVLGLRRLGKRIVFVLEDERFVVLHLMIAGRLLWKASGARAPGRIGLAALDFSTGTLILTEAGTKRRAGLYLVRGEAALAEHDPSGLEVPETDLSAFRAALLSERHTLKRALTDPRLFSGIGNAYSDEILHRARLSPVKLTDQLSDEDVARLHEATRGVLVEWSERLIRDAAGGFPEGVTAFREGMAVHGRYGKPCPVCGTPVQRIVYAENETNYCPTCQTGGRLLADRALSRLLRADWPRTLEELEERRQARG